One part of the Lycium ferocissimum isolate CSIRO_LF1 chromosome 8, AGI_CSIRO_Lferr_CH_V1, whole genome shotgun sequence genome encodes these proteins:
- the LOC132068382 gene encoding LOW QUALITY PROTEIN: clathrin heavy chain 1-like (The sequence of the model RefSeq protein was modified relative to this genomic sequence to represent the inferred CDS: inserted 2 bases in 2 codons), which produces MAAANAPITMKEALTLQSIGVNPQFITFTNVTMESDKYICVRETAPQNSVVIIDMNMPMQPLRRPITADSALMNPNSRILALKAQVPGTTQDHLQIFNIEAKQKIKSHQMPEQVVFWKWITPKMLGLVTQTSVYHWSIEGDSEPVKMFDRTANLANNQIINYRCDPSEKWLVLIGIAPGSPERPQLVKGNMQLFSVDQQRSQALEAHAASFASIRIPGNDRDSILISFASKTSNAGQVTSKLHVIELGAQPGKPSFSKKQADLFFPPDFAEDFPVAMQISHKYGLIYVITKLGLLFVYDLETATAVYRNRISPDPIFLTAEASSIGGFYAVNRRGQVLLATVNEATIIPFVSGQLNNLELAVNLAKRGNLPGAENLVVQRFQELFAQTKYKEAAELAAESPQGILRTPDTVAKFQSVPVQAGQTPPLLQYFGTLLTKGKLNAFESLELSRLVVNQNKKNLLENWLAEDKLECSEELGDLVKTVDNDLALKIYIKARATPKVVAAFAERREFDKILIYSKQVGYTPDYLFLLQTILRSDPQGAVNFALMMSQMEGGCPIDYNTITDLFLQRNLIREATAFLLDVLKPNLPEHGFLQTKVLEINLVTFPNVADAILANGMFSHYDRPRIAQLCEKAGLYIRALQHYSELPDIKRVIVNTHAIEPQALVEFFGTVSREWALECMKDLLAINIKGNLQIIVQVAKEYCEQLGIDACIKLFEQFKSYDGLYFFLGSYLSSSEDPDIHFKYIEAAARTGQIKEVERVTRESNFYDPEKTKNFLMEAKLPDARPLINVCDRFGFVPDLTHYLYTNNMLRYIEGYVQKVNPGNAPLVVGQLLDDECPEDFIKGLILSVRSLLPVEPLVEECEKRNRLRLLTQFLEHLVSEGSQDVHVHNALGKIIIDSNNNPEHFLTTNPYYDSRVVGKYCEKRDPTLAVVAYRRGQCDDELINVTNKNSLFKLQARYVVERMDGDLWEKVLNPENEFRRQLIDQVVSTALPESXEPEQVSAAVKAFMTADLPHELIELLEKIVLQNSAFSGNFNLQNLLILTAIKADPSRVMDYINRLDNFDGPAVGEVAVEAQLYEEAFAIFKKFNLNVQAVNVLLDNIRDINRSVEFAFRVEEDAVWSQVAKAQLREGLVSDAIESFIRADDATQFLDVIRAAEDADVYHDLVKYLLMVRQKTKEPKVDSELIYAYAKIDRLGDIEEFILMPNVANLPNVGDKLFDEGLYEAAKIIFAFISNWAKLASTLVKLNQFQGAVDAARKANSAKTWKEVCFACVDAEEFRLAQICGLNIIVQVDDLEEVSEFYQNRGCFNELISLMESGLGLERAHMGIFTELGVLYARYRHEKLMEHIKLFSTRLNIPKLIRACDEQQHWKELTYLYIQYDEFDNAATTVMNHSPDAWDHMQFKDIIVKVANVELYYKAVHFYLQEHPDLINDLLNVLALRVDHTRVVDIMRKAGHLRLVKPYMIAVQSNNVSAVNEALNEIYVEEEDYDRLRESIELHDNFDQIGLAQKIEKHELLEMRRVAASIYKKXGRWKQSIALSKKDNLYKDAMETASQSGDRELAEELLVYFIEQVPLVRISRFTCTILXXXDVALELAWMNNMIDFAFPYLLQFIREYTGKVDELIKDKIEAQSEAKAKENEEKDVMKQQNMYAQLLPLALPAPPMPGMGGAGMGGGFAPAPPAPMGGMGMPPMPPFGMPPMGSY; this is translated from the exons ATGGCGGCTGCTAATGCTCCGATCACTATGAAAGAGGCCTTAACG TTGCAAAGTATAGGGGTCAATCCGCAGTTCATCACGTTCACCAATGTTACCATGGAATCAGATAAGTATATATGCGTACGGGAGACTGCACCACAAAATAGTGTGGTGATTATTGATATGAACATGCCAATGCAGCCATTGAGGCGTCCAATTACGGCGGACTCTGCTCTTATGAATCCTAATTCCAGAATTTTGGCTCTAAAAG CTCAAGTCCCAGGAACTACCCAAGACCACTTACAAATTTTCAATATTGAGGCAAAGCAGAAAATTAAATCACATCAGATGCCTGAGCAG GTTGTTTTCTGGAAGTGGATTACCCCCAAGATGTTAGGGCTTGTCACACAAACCTCAGTATACCATTGGTCAATTGAAG GTGATTCTGAGCCTGTAAAGATGTTTGATAGAACAGCCAATCTAGCTAACAACCAAATTATCAACTACCGATGTGATCCTTCAGAGAAATGGTTGGTTTTGATTGGAATTGCCCCAGGTTCACCAGAG AGGCCCCAACTGGTTAAAGGGAATATGCAACTGTTTTCAGTGGATCAGCAACGCAGTCAAGCTCTTGAGGCTCATGCTGCATCATTTGCCTCAATAAGA ATACCTGGAAATGATAGGGATTCCATACTCATTTCTTTTGCATCAAAAACCTCAAATGCTGGACAGGTTACATCAAAGTTGCATGTCATTGAGCTAGGTGCCCAGCCAG GGAAACCCTCATTTTCAAAGAAGCAGGCAGATCTTTTCTTTCCTCCAGATTTTGCTGAGGATTTCCCAGTTGCCATGCAG ATCTCTCATAAGTATGGTTTAATTTATGTCATCACAAAGCTTGGGCTTCTGTTTGTCTATGACTTGGAAACAGCTACTGCAGTGTACAGAAATAGGATCAGCCCAGATCCTATTTTTCTGACAGCAGAAGCTTCATCAATTGGTGGTTTCTATGCCGTCAACAGGCGAGGGCAAGTGTTGCTAGCCACAGTAAATGAAGCAACAATTATTCCTTTTGTCAGTGGCCAA TTGAATAATCTAGAGCTTGCTGTCAATCTTGCCAAAAGAGGAAACCTTCCTGGTGCTGAGAATTTG GTTGTCCAGCGCTTCCAAGAGTTGTTTGCTCAAACTAAGTACAAAGAGGCTGCTGAGCTTGCTGCAGAATCCCCGCAAGGCATACTCCGTACACCGGATACCGTTGCTAAATTTCAG AGTGTGCCTGTTCAAGCAGGGCAAACACCTCCTCTGTTGCAGTACTTTGGTACACTTTTGACTAAAGGGAAGCTCAATGCATTTGAGTCTTTGGAACTTTCACGACTTGTTGTCAACCAGAATAAGAAGAACCTCTTAGAGAACTGGTTGGCTGAGGATAAGCTAGAGTGTAGTGAGGAACTTGGCGACCTTGTGAAG ACTGTTGATAATGACCTTGCCTTGAAGATATACATCAAAGCAAGAGCAACACCAAAAGTTGTTGCCGCTTTTGCTGAGCGCAGGGAGTTCGACAAGATTTTGATATATTCCAAGCAG GTTGGATATACCCCTGACTATTTGTTCCTGCTGCAAACAATTCTTCGATCCGATCCTCAG GGTGCTGTTAATTTTGCGCTCATGATGTCTCAAATGGAGGGAGGGTGTCCTATTGATTACAATACAATCACTGACCTATTTcttcag AGGAACTTGATCCGTGAGGCAACAGCATTTCTGTTAGATGTTCTGAAGCCCAACCTTCCAGAGCATGGTTTTCTGCAGACTAAG GTCTTGGAAATCAACCTTGTGACTTTCCCGAATGTTGCTGATGCTATATTAGCCAATGGAATGTTCAGTCATTATGATCGACCACGAATTGCTCAACTTTGTGAAAAAGCTGGTCTTTACATTCGGGCTTTGCAG CACTACAGTGAACTGCCTGACATCAAGCGCGTCATTGTTAATACACATGCGATTGAGCCTCAG GCTCTGGTTGAGTTCTTTGGGACTGTCTCACGTGAATGGGCACTTGAGTGCATGAAGGACCTTCTGGCGATCAATATCAAAGGCAACCTTCAAATAATAGTTCAG GTTGCAAAAGAGTACTGTGAGCAGTTGGGTATTGATGCCTGCATTAAGCTTTTTGAGCAATTCAAGTCATACGATGGGCTGTACTTCTTCTTGGGATCATATTTGAGTTCGAG TGAGGATCCTGATATCCACTTTAAATATATTGAGGCAGCTGCCAGAACTGGTCAAATCAAGGAGGTTGAGCGCGTGACAAGAGAATCAAACTTCTATGACCCTGAAAAGACCAAGAACTTCTTGATGGAAGCCAAACTTCCTGATGCCCGacctctaatcaatgtttgcgaCCGCTTTGGTTTTGTTCCTGATCTCACACACTACCTATACACTAACAATATGCTACGATATATTGAGGGTTATGTTCAAAAG GTCAATCCAGGAAATGCACCTTTAGTTGTAGGGCAGCTTTTAGATGATGAGTGTCCTGAGGATTTTATTAAAGGCTTGATCCTTTCTGTTCGTTCTCTGCTTCCTGTTGAGCCCCTTGTGGAAGAATGTGAAAAAAG GAACCGACTTCGACTGCTTACACAGTTCTTGGAGCATCTTGTCAGTGAAGGAAGCCAAGATGTGCATGTACACAATGCTCTGGGTAAGATCATCATAGATAGCAATAACAACCCAGAGCACTTCCTCACAACCAATCCATACTATGACTCTCGTGTTGTGGGTAAATATTGTGAGAAGCGCGATCCTACCCTTGCTGTTGTTGCATATAGGAGAGGGCAATGTGATGATGAACTTATTAATGTAACAAACAAGAACTCTCTGTTCAAACTTCAAGCAAG GTATGTCGTTGAGAGAATGGATGGTGATCTTTGGGAGAAAGTTCTTAACCCTGAAAATGAGTTTAGAAGGCAGCTTATTGATCAAGTTGTCTCCACTGCTCTGCCTGAAA AAGAGCCGGAACAAGTTTCTGCAGCTGTTAAAGCTTTCATGACTGCTGATCTTCCCCATGAACTGATTGAACTTCTTGAAAAGATTGTGCTCCAGAACTCTGCATTCAGTGGGAACTTTAATCTGCAGAATTTGCTTATCTTGACAGCCATTAAAGCTGATCCATCTAGAGTTATGGACTATATCAATAGGCTTGATAATTTTGATGGACCTGCAGTAGGGGAGGTTGCTGTTGAAGCACAACTTTATGAAGAAGCTTTTGCAATCTTCAAGAAGTTCAACTTGAATGTCCAGGCTGTCAATGTTCTGCTAGATAATATTCGTGATATAAACCGGTCTGTCGAGTTTGCATTCCGAGTTGAAGAAGATGCTGTTTGGAGCCAGGTGGCTAAAGCTCAACTGAGAGAAGGATTAGTGAGTGATGCTATTGAGTCGTTTATTCGTGCAGATGATGCCACCCAATTTTTGGATGTCATTCGTGCTGCAGAGGATGCGGATGTTTACCATGACTTGGTGAAGTATCTGCTGATGGTAAGGCAGAAGACAAAGGAGCCCAAGGTTGACAGTGAACTCATTTATGCATATGCTAAAATTGATAGACTGGGTGACATTGAAGAGTTTATTCTCATGCCAAATGTTGCTAATCTACCCAATGTTGGTGATAAGTTGTTTGATGAAGGCTTATATGAGGCTGCAAAGATCATATTTGCTTTTATTTCTAACTGGGCCAAGTTGGCTAGCACACTTGTGAAGTTAAATCAATTTCAAGGTGCTGTTGATGCAGCACGCAAAGCAAATAGTGCAAAGACATGGAAAGAAGTTTGCTTTGCTTGTGTTGATGCTGAGGAATTCCGTTTAGCTCAAATTTGTGGGCTTAACATTATAGTACAG GTGGATGATTTGGAGGAAGTGAGTGAATTTTACCAAAACAGAGGATGTTTCAATGAATTAATCTCTCTTATGGAGAGTGGGCTGGGTTTGGAGCGTGCCCATATGGGTATCTTCACAGAACTTGGTGTTTTATATGCCAGATACCGTCACGAGAAGCTCATGGAACACATTAAATTATTCTCCACCCGTCTCAACATTCCCAAGCTTATTCGTGCCTGTGATGAGCAGCAACACTGGAAGGAACTCACGTATTTGTATATCCAATATGATGAATTTGATAATGCTGCCACTACTGTCATGAATCATTCTCCAGATGCTTGGGATCATATGCAGTTCAAAGACATTATTGTCAAAGTTGCTAATGTGGAGCTTTATTACAAGGCCGTCCACTTCTATTTGCAAGAGCATCCTGATCTCATCAATGACCTTCTAAATGTTCTTGCACTTAGAGTTGATCACACACGTGTCGTGGACATAATGAGAAAG GCTGGTCACCTTCGCCTAGTGAAGCCTTATATGATTGCTGTTCAAAGCAACAATGTTTCTGCTGTGAATGAGGCCCTTAACGAGATATATGTTGAAGAAGAAGACTATGATAGACTACGTGAATCAATTGAATTGCATGATAATTTTGATCAGATTGGGCTTGCTCAGAAG ATAGAGAAACATGAGCTTCTCGAGATGAGACGTGTCGCTGCTTCTATCTACAAAA CTGGTAGGTGGAAGCAATCCATTGCTCTGTCGAAGAAAGATAATCTTTACAAAGACGCAATGGAAACAGCCTCACAATCTGGGGATCGTGAACTTGCTGAGGAGTTGCTTGTTTACTTCATTGAACAGGTACCTTTGGTTAGGATTTCAAGATTCACCTGTACTATCCT NNNNNNNNNAGATGTTGCCCTTGAGCTAGCATGGATGAATAATATGATCGACTTCGCATTCCCTTATCTATTACAG TTTATCCGTGAATACACTGGCAAGGTTGATGAGCTAATAAAAGATAAGATTGAGGCTCAAAGTGAAGCAAAAGCCAAAGAGAATGAAGAGAAGGACGTTATGAAGCAGCAG AATATGTATGCACAACTGCTGCCTCTCGCTTTGCCTGCTCCGCCAATGCCAGGTATGGGCGGTGCTGGTATGGGTGGAGGTTTCGCTCCAGCCCCACCAGCTCCAATGGGTGGAATGGGAATGCCTCCGATGCCTCCATTCGGCATGCCACCTATGGGTTCCTACTAA
- the LOC132066323 gene encoding non-classical arabinogalactan protein 30-like, producing the protein MAIRIQVILIASSLLLTFVYGHGPAQPVETTVVIEGMIYCQSCDTYGSWSLSGAKPIASAKVSVICKDHKKRVNFYKAFEANTYGYFYAELQGFKMGHSYLDHPLHSCRVKLVSSPQENCNVFSNINYGLNGAPLRFDDKVIDRSDYKAVIYTVSPLAFRPTYCPPK; encoded by the coding sequence ATGGCAATTAGAATCCAAGTTATCTTAATCGCCTCATCGCTCCTTCTAACGTTCGTGTATGGTCATGGCCCAGCCCAGCCCGTTGAGACGACGGTGGTGATCGAAGGCATGATCTACTGCCAAAGTTGTGATACCTACGGTTCATGGTCATTATCAGGAGCTAAGCCAATTGCATCAGCAAAAGTGAGTGTCATATGCAAAGACCACAAGAAAAGAGTAAACTTTTACAAGGCATTTGAAGCAAATACATATGGTTATTTCTATGCAGAGTTACAAGGTTTCAAAATGGGACATTCTTATCTTGACCATCCACTTCATTCTTGTCGTGTGAAATTGGTGTCTTCTCCTCAAGAAAATTGCAATGTTTTTAGTAACATTAATTATGGACTCAATGGTGCACCATTAAGATTTGATGACAAAGTAATTGATCGAAGTGATTACAAGGCTGTAATTTATACTGTTAGTCCGTTGGCTTTTCGACCAACTTACTGCCCTcctaaataa